The Thermotoga sp. genome contains the following window.
ATATATAAAGCCTATGAGGAAAGAGACAGGAAAGCCCAGATTTTGGGCATGCCTGAACTGCAGCCTCAGGCCAAAAGAGTTCACGAGTTGATAAAGGATCTTGCAAATGCACTGCCAGATAGTGAGAAAAAGACAGGGGAATGATTCGAATCGAGGAGGTATAGAATGCCGTATCTAAACCACATCCAGTTAATGGGCCACATAGGCCATGAACCTGAGATAAAGTTTACACCCAACGGGAAGCAATACAGGGTATTTTCCCTTGCTGTTTCACGGGGCCGGGATAGAGAAGGCAACGAGCGGGGAACCGATTGGTTCAGAGTGATTTCCTGGGGAGATAGACCCTGGATTGATGAAATCGGCAAGGGAGATCTTGTCTTTGTTGCCGGAAGAATCGAAATTGACCACAAAGATGAAAAAACGTTCGTAAATGTTGTGGCCAGCAGAGTTTTCAGGCTCAGGGGAAAACTCCAGACTTCACAGGAAATCGAAACCACCGAAGAACCGGAAGCCGAATACATCCCACCGGAAGTGCCTGAAAATGACGATGTGCCGTTTTGAGGAGGGATAGCATGAAATTCTTGGTTATTTTGGCTCACAAGAAAACAAAAGAGGCAAAGTCAATAACAATCAACACCAGAAGTCAAGTAGATGCTATGGAGATTGCCAAAAGGTATGTGGATGATCCGAGACAATGGCAAGTTCTGCGTTTGACCAAATTACCTGCGGAGGTGAAATGAATGAAATTTTATGTCTATATGAGACGGTTGCATCCCGGTAATTCATCACTTGCTGAGATCAACGTTAGACATATTGAATCCCCGAATATTTTCGAAGCTACCGAAAAAGCAGAGGCTGAGTTCTCTCATGAAGGCTGGGAGGTGGTTACAGCCAGCAATTTTGACCTTGGAATTAAAGCCTTTGGTTCGGAATGGAAGGCAATTAATGTTTTCTCGACAAACGGTTATCAAATAATTGAAAAGGAGGAGAAAGTAAATGTCTAAACCTCCAGTTCCTAAAGCGCTGGCG
Protein-coding sequences here:
- a CDS encoding single-stranded DNA-binding protein, yielding MPYLNHIQLMGHIGHEPEIKFTPNGKQYRVFSLAVSRGRDREGNERGTDWFRVISWGDRPWIDEIGKGDLVFVAGRIEIDHKDEKTFVNVVASRVFRLRGKLQTSQEIETTEEPEAEYIPPEVPENDDVPF